A genomic segment from Pseudorca crassidens isolate mPseCra1 chromosome 4, mPseCra1.hap1, whole genome shotgun sequence encodes:
- the ODAM gene encoding LOW QUALITY PROTEIN: odontogenic ameloblast-associated protein (The sequence of the model RefSeq protein was modified relative to this genomic sequence to represent the inferred CDS: deleted 1 base in 1 codon; substituted 1 base at 1 genomic stop codon) — protein MKTIILLGILGATISAPLIPQCLMSASNSNELLLNLNNAQLQPLRLQDPFNSWIPPFPGILQQQQQAQIPGLSRFPLSTLDWFAGQVPNQIPFPGQVSFAQETRAGQLNPSQPQTPPQTKQGPNKMXVMPSVFSFKMPRELAQMLLYYPVYMLLPWDQPQQTVAQSPLQTRQLLFEEQMPFYTEFGYIPQQAEPVMPRGQQQPGFDPFLGTAPEIAVMVTGGVSPYLQKKMINFKHANAGIFIPSTSQKPSTTNFFTSAIDSTITPELMEKKAKTNSLKEP, from the exons atgaaaactataattctTCTTGGGATACTGGGAGCCACAATATCAGCCCCA cTTATTCCACAGTGCCTTATGTCTGCAAGCAACAGCAATGAA TTACTTCTGAACCTTAATAATGCTCAGCTTCAGCCACTACGGCTTCAG GATCCATTTAATTCATGGATTCCTCCTTTCCCTGGGATTctacaacagcagcagcag gcTCAAATTCCAGGACTCTCCCGATTCCCTTTATCAACTCTCGACTGGTTTGCTGGACAGGTCCCAAATCAGATACCCTTCCCAGGACAGGTCAGTTTTGCCCAAGAAACCCGGGCAGGACAGCTGAACCCCTCACAGCCTCAAACACCACCGCAGACCAAACAGGGCCCTAATAAAATGTAA GTTATGCCCTCTGTGTTCTCCTTCAAAATGCCTCGTGAACTAGCACAG ATGCTTCTGTACTACCCAGTTTACATGCTCCTACCCTGGGACCAGCCTCAACAAACAGTCGCACAGTCACCTCTGCAAACCAGACAGCTGCTGTTTGAGGAGCAG ATGCCATTCTATACTGAATTTGGATATATTCCACAACAAGCAGAACCT GTTATGCCGAGAGGACAGCAGCAACCAGGCTTTGATCCCTTCCTAGGCACAGCTCCTGAAATTGCTGTGATGGTAA CAGGAGGAGTGTCaccatatttacaaaaaaaaatgataaattttaagcACGCCAATGCAGGAATTTTCATTCCTTCAACTTCACAAAAACCCAGCACGACAAATTTTTTTACTTCTGCTATTGACTCAACTATTACCCCAGAACTCATGGAAAAGAAG GCCAAGACCAATAGCCTAAAGGAACCATAA